A stretch of the Capsicum annuum cultivar UCD-10X-F1 chromosome 10, UCD10Xv1.1, whole genome shotgun sequence genome encodes the following:
- the LOC107844474 gene encoding uncharacterized protein LOC107844474: MTQIQDQLQQLMEGMLNMNAKNQQTDKELLEIREALGSMAQKGKGKEPNRAESTNGRAGSMELQQEERPKESHHNSNSYGNYFTKYSRLEFPRFSDQALRTWLYKVDQFFSMDEVPFEQRVKVASIHFDGEAIAWHGAYMRCRNSVVDPTWTEYVISLNERFGDGFEDPMEALMNLRQTGSVREYQAEFDKLLTRVNLSNENAISCFLGGLTPALNKAVRIQGPKILMQTYKVVRLQEEVFEAQAQSWGLKKPSYNLASNSTYEQPFEQKKIKGSKIPGKRLSAAAMNEKRAKGLCFFCDEKYVQGHNCRSNKQLYMVEVEEVEERDMELAEVQESVPIVTIEILIDTGSTQNFIDQEVATKLQCKASPIYEQSISVADGRKVQTTSVCKDLTWLLQDTLFSSDFLILPLGNIDIVLGVQWLTTLGRILFDFQNKSIEFRYQGKKHVLRGAGVHIKTAKAKSLIKKEGQEAQIFMMTVTNPTVNEVNCCSIQVTPGTNLLPELKPLLEQFACIFELPSTLPPHRGVFDHQIPLMKSAIPVSKRPYRYPAFKKDIIEKLVQKMMDQGVIQHSSSPYASPVVLVGKNLLDELRGAVIFSKIDLRAGYHQLRMAEEDTNKTAFKTYEGHYEFLVMPFGLTNAPSSF, translated from the exons ATGACACAAATTCAAGATCAGCTGCAGCAGTTAATGGAAGGAATGTTGAATATGAATGCAAAAAATCAACAGACTGATAAAGAATTGTTAGAGATTCGTGAAGCATTGGGATCAATGGCGCAGAAAGGGAAAGGAAAAGAACCAAACAGGGCAGAATCCACTAATGGAAGGGCTGGTTCAATGGAGCTGCAGCAAGAGGAAAGGCCCAAGGAAAGTCATCACAACTCAAATTCATATGGCAATTACTTTACAAAGTATTCTCGACTTGAATTTCCTAGATTTTCAGACCAAGCTTTAAGGACTTGGTTATATAAGGTCGACCAGTTTTTTTCCATGGATGAAGTACCTTTTGAGCAGAGGGTTAAGGTAGCTTCCATCCATTTTGATGGTGAGGCCATAGCCTGGCATGGAGCATATATGAGGTGTAGGAATTCTGTAGTGGATCCTACTTGGACTGAATATGTCATATCCCTAAATGAGAGGTTTGGAGATGGATTTGAGGATCCAATGGAAGCCCTAATGAACTTGAGACAAACTGGTAGTGTAAGGGAGTATCAGGCAGAATTTGATAAACTTCTGACTAGGGTTAACTTGTCAAATGAAAATGCTATCAGCTGCTTCCTAGGGGGTTTAACTCCAGCACTAAATAAGGCTGTTAGAATACAAGGTCCTAAAATACTGATGCAGACTTATAAGGTAGTTAGGCTACAAGAAGAGGTGTTTGAAGCACAAGCTCAGTCATGGGGTTTGAAG AAACCTTCTTACAACCTTGCATCCAATTCCACTTATGAGCAACCATTtgaacaaaagaaaattaaaggtaGCAAAATTCCTGGTAAAAGACTATCGGCAGCAGCAATGAATGAGAAGAGGGCAAAAGGCCTTTGTTTTTTCTGTGATGAGAAATATGTACAAGGGCACAATTGTAGAAGTAATAAACAGTTGTATATGGTGGAGgtagaagaagtagaagaaaggGACATGGAGCTAGCTGAAGTACAAGAATCAGTCCCTATAGTGACTATTGAA ATCTTAATTGACACAGGAAGCACACAAAACTTTATTGATCAAGAGGTAGCCACAAAATTGCAATGTAAAGCTTCTCCTATTTATGAGCAATCTATTAGTGTAGCAGATGGCAGAAAAGTGCAGACTACATCAGTATGTAAGGATCTCACTTGGCTTTTACAAGACACTTTATTTTCATCTGATTTCCTAATCTTACCACTAGGAAATATTGACATTGTATTGGGGGTTCAGTGGTTAACTACATTGGGAAGAATCTTATTTGACTTCCAAAATAAGTCCATTGAATTCAGGTATCAAGGAAAGAAGCATGTGTTAAGAGGAGCTGGAGTACACATAAAAACTGCTAAGGCTAAGTCCCTAATCAAGAAAGAAGGCCAAGAAGCTCAAATTTTCATGATGACAGTAACCAACCCAACAGTAAATGAAGTAAATTGTTGCAGTATTCAAGTCACTCCAGGTACTAATTTGTTACCAGAATTGAAGCCCTTATTGGAACAATTTGCTTGTATTTTTGAACTGCCTAGCACCTTACCACCTCATAGAGGTGTATTTGATCACCAAATTCCATTGATGAAATCAGCAATTCCTGTTAGTAAGAGACCTTACAGATATCCTGCATTTAAGAAGGATATTATTGAGAAATTGGTACAGAAAATGATGGATCAAGGGGTTATTCAACATAGTTCTAGCCCATATGCTTCTCCTGTGGTGTTGGTGGGAAAAA ACTTGTTGGATGAATTAAGGGGTGCTGTtatattctcaaagattgatcttagagcagggtatcatcagttgagaaTGGCTGAAGAAGACACTAATAAGACAGCTTTCAAAACTTATGaaggccattatgagtttttggttatgccttttggtttaaccaatgctCCATCTTCCTTTTAA